The stretch of DNA GGCCAGGCCCTTCTTCGCCTGGATCGCCGTGATCGCCGCCGTCAGCGTCGTCTTGCCGTGGTCGACGTGCCCAATGGTGCCCACGTTGAGATGCGGCTTGTTCCGCTCGAACTTTGCCTTGCCCATGCTGCGATTCCTCTCGTCCGGTGTAGTGTCGCTGCAGCCTTACGGCTTGTGCTTGTTGATGATCTCTTCGGCCTTCGACTTCGGCACTTCCTCGTAATGCGAGAACTCCATGGAGTACACCGCACGGCCCTGTGACATGCTGCGCAGGCGCGTGGAGTACCCGAACATCTCGGAGAGCGGCACGGTGGCGTCGATCACCTGCGCCTCACCGCGCTGCGTCATCCCGCCGATCTTGCCACGACGCGAGCTGAGGTCACCCAGCACGTCGCCCATGTAGCTCTCGGGGCTCACCACCTCGACCTTCATCATCGGCTCGAGGATGATGGCACCGGCGGCGCGGGCGCCGTCCTTGATGGCCATCGACCCGGCGATCTTGAACGCCATTTCGCTGGAGTCCACTTCGTGGTACGAGCCGAACACCAGCTCGACCTTCACGTCGACCATCGGGTAGCCGGCGAGCACGCCACCCTCGAGTGCCTCGCGAATGCCAGCCTCGATCGGCTTGATGTACTCACGCGGGATCACGCCGCCGACGATCTTGTCCTCGAACACGAAGCCCTGACCCTGCTCGGCCGGCATGACGTTGATCACGACGTGACCGAACTGGCCCTTGCCACCCGACTGGCGGACGAACTTTCCTTCAACCTTGTCGACGCGCTTCTTGATCGTCTCGCGATACGCCACCTGCGGCGCACCGACGTTGGCCTCGACCTTGAACTCGCGACGCATGCGGTCCACGAGGATCTCGAGGTGCAGCTCGCCCATGCCGGAGATGATCGTCTGGCTGGTTTCCGGGTTCGATGCGACGCGGAACGTCGGGTCTTCCTCGGCCAGCTTCTGCAGCGCGATCGCCAGCTTGTCCTGGTCGGCCTTCGTCTTCGGCTCGATCGCGACGTCGATGACGGGGTTGGGGAACTTCATCGCCTCGAGGATGATCGGATGCTCCTCGAAGCAGAGCGTGTCACCCGTGCGCGTGTCCTTGAGGCCGATGGCGGCGGCGATGTCGCCGGCACGCACTTCCTCGATTTCCTCACGCTTGTTGGCGTGCATCTGCAGCAGGCGACCGACACGCTCGCGCTTGTCCTTCGTGCTGTTGTAGACGTACGAGCCAGCGGTGAGCACACCCGAGTACACGCGGAAGAACGTCAGCTTCCCGACGAACGGGTCGGTCGCGATCTTGAACGCGAGGCCGGCGAACGGGGCCTCGTCGGTGACCATGCGCTCCTCGAACGTCTCGTCATGGCCGGGCAGGTGCCCCTTGATGGCCGCAACTTCGGTCGGCGCCGGCATGTAGTCGATGACCGCATCCAGCAGCGCCTGCACACCCTTGTTCTTGAAGCTGGCACCGCAGAGGATCGGGATGATCGCGTTGGCGATCGTCGCCTTGCGGATCGCGCGGCGGATCTCCGCCACCGACAGCTCCTCGCCGCCGAGGTAGCGCTCCATCAGCTCCTCGTCATGCTCGACCGACGCCTCGATCACCTCGTGACGGGCCTTCTCGATCGCATCATGGTATTCCGGCGCCGGCTCGACGACGGCGAACGTCTTGCCCATCGTGGAGTCGTCGAACACATACTGCTTGCGCTCGATGACGTCGATGTGGCCGGTGAACAGCTCACCGGAGCCGACGGGCAGCTGGATCGGGTACGACTGCTTGCTGAGGCGGTCGCGGATCATCGCGACGCAGCGCTCGAAGTTGGCACCGACGCGATCCATCTTGTTCGCGAAGATCAGGCGCGGCACGCCATACCGGTCGGCCTGGCGCCACACCGTCTCGGTCTGCGGCTCCACCCCGGCCACCGAGTCCAGCAGCGTCACGGCGCCGTCGAGCACGCGCAGCGACCGCTCGACTTCCACGGTGAAGTCCACGTGACCGGGCGTGTCGATGATGTTGATGCGGTACTCCGGCCCGTCGCCCTTGTCGAAGGCCTGGCCGTGCCGCATCCAGAAGCAGGTCGTCGCGGCCGACGTGATCGTGATGCCGCGCTCCTGCTCCTGCTCCATCCAGTCCATGGTGGCGGCGCCATCATGCACTTCGCCGATCTTGTAGCTCTTGCCCGTGTAGTAGAGAACGCGCTCGGTGGTCGTCGTCTTGCCGGCATCGATGTGCGCCATGATGCCGATGTTGCGGTAATACGTCAGCGGTGTCGTGCGAGCCATGCGCGGGAACCCGTCTCTAGTGAGGCTGGAAAACCAGTTGAGTCCAACAAAAAACCGAATGGATCCAGGCACCCCGATGGGGCCGATATCCATTCGCTGCCGCCGGGTACACGCAGGGAGCGTGGGGACCCATGGCGCGCCGCCCGGAGGCGACGTCTCATTTGTGATGCCGCGGCAGCCTCAGGGCGCCGGCGTCATCGTGGTGCGAGACAGACAGGGGAAATTAGCCGTGAAGGCCCCCAAGTCAATGCCCGACAGGTACATCCGACTCGCATGACGCGGCTCAGCCGCGGAGCACGCGTCCGAGGTGATCCCGCCACCGGCCAGTCCCCGATCCGCCCCGCGACAACAGCGCCGCCCGCGACCGATCCGGCACCGGAATCACCCCCGCCCGACCCGCCGCCCACGGCCAGCGCCCCCCCGGCGCACCCAGGTTCCGCATCGCACGGCGCCACCAGAACCGGGTCCATTTCACCGACGGGCTCGCTGCCGGCGACTGGAACGCGCGCACCACCCACTGCCGCTCCGTCATCCCGACCATCGAGGGCACACCACGCAAGCGACGCCAGGCCTCCGCAGGCACCGGAACCCGACCCAGCAGCGCCGCACTCCAGAGCGCCCATCCGGTCGGGATCCCGGCGTCGATGTTGCTGGCAGCCTCGACGACGTCCGACCAGAATTGCGCATCGGCCACCGGACCACTGCCGAGCTCGTGCATGTCGTGCAAGAGCTGCCACGTGCCGATCTCCCCTTCGTGGCTCCACGCCCAGTGGACCGCCGCATGCACCAGGTGCCAATGCGCCGGCAGCACCCGCACGAGCCGCGCCCCCCACACCGCCTCCACCCCGCGCGCGAGCCAGAGCTCCGCCGGATCCGCGGCGAAGGGATGGCGCGGCGGGAACAGCCCACCGTGCAACTCCAGCCGGGCCTGCCCCCGCCAGCTCATCGGCGCCTCATGGTGGTGCTCGGCATACCCGACCGGCTCGGGCGGCTCGACCCAGCCCGCCTCACGCAACACCGCCCGCGCCCTGGGGTGGTGCTCCGGCGCCACCAGGACGTCCAGGTCCCCCATGCCGCGGAGTGAAAACTCCTCCTCCGCCTGCATCGCCAGTGCGGCCCCCTTCAGCCAGAGCGCCGGCACCCGGGCCGCCGCCAGCGCATCGTGGGCGGCGCCGGCCGCGTCGGCCAGCTCGGCGGCGTGGAACACGGCCACCCGATAGAGCCCCTGCACCGCCCGCGCGACCTCGTCGGGGACGACCCCCGGTGGCGCCGCCGCCAGCAGGCGGTGAAGCTGCGACTCGGCGCGCTCGAACGTCGCCATCTCCAGCAGCGTCTGCCACTGCACGTCACGCCACGGCAGCGTCGCCACCTCTGACACACCGCTGTCCGGCGCCGCGGCCGCCGCCAGCACCCGCGCCGAGGGCGAGAGCAACGCGATCGCGGACGCGGAGGTCAGGGGTGCGAGCATCGGTGGTCAGTACTGCGAGAGCGTGCCCGCGCGGCGGGCATGGCGGAGCGCGAGGTGGAAGCAGGTGCCACCGATCGCCAGGCTCGCCGCCGTCCAGCCGCAGAGCTGCACGAACTCCGGCACCACCGAGGCGAGCGGCGCGTCCAGCAGCATCACCTGCCGTGCCGCACGCAGCGCCGGTGTCGTCGGGACGAAGGCCGCCAGCGGCGCAAACAGCGGCGGCAGCACACGGACCGGGAAGTACACGGTGCCCAGCAGCGCCGAGAACGCGCCGACCGCCTGCGGGATGAAGAGCGACGATCGGACGAGCACGACCAGCGCGCCGGCCACCAGCCCCACCCCGAGGTAGGTGAGGGCCAGTAGCGCGAAGATGACCAGCAGTTCCGGCAACCGCAGCCAGTGTATCGTGCTGGTGGCCCACACCCAGGCGGTGAGCATCAGCACCAGTGCGCGCATCGCCACCCACCCGAACCCGTACAGCGACAATCCCGCCATCAGCGACGGCCAGCGGATCGGCGTGGTCAGCAACTGCTCGAGCGTGCCGGAGTTGATGTAGCTCGACACGAACGACGGGATCGCCGACACCGCCTCGACCACGATGAAGGACGCCACCGAGCCGACGATCAGGTAGGTGAAGTACTCCGTCGACTCGGATGCGATGGCCTTCGCCGCGATCGGCTGCAGCGCGCCGGCCACGAAGTAGACGGGGATCACGGCCACCAGCACCGACACCAGGCTGACGAGGGTGCGGGTGCGGTAGGTGAGCATGCCCAGCGCGTACGCCCGGGCCACGGCGAGCATCCTAGACACGGGCACCCCCGGCACCCGGCGCATCGCCGGCATCGCCACCCGTCGACACCGACTCGAGCAGGTCAGCCAGCGTCATCGGCTGCGGTGCGAACTCCGACACGCGCACGCCGGCCTGCACGAGCGACGCGATGACCTGTGGCGCAGCATCCGCCTGCGCCAGCGTGACCACGAACGTCGCCTGCCCGTCACCCGGCTCCGCCACCACATCCGGTGCCAGGCCCAGCAGGGCACGTGCCGGTGCCTCGTGTGCCGCGTCCACGCGCACG from Gemmatimonadaceae bacterium encodes:
- a CDS encoding ABC transporter permease, with translation MSRMLAVARAYALGMLTYRTRTLVSLVSVLVAVIPVYFVAGALQPIAAKAIASESTEYFTYLIVGSVASFIVVEAVSAIPSFVSSYINSGTLEQLLTTPIRWPSLMAGLSLYGFGWVAMRALVLMLTAWVWATSTIHWLRLPELLVIFALLALTYLGVGLVAGALVVLVRSSLFIPQAVGAFSALLGTVYFPVRVLPPLFAPLAAFVPTTPALRAARQVMLLDAPLASVVPEFVQLCGWTAASLAIGGTCFHLALRHARRAGTLSQY
- the fusA gene encoding elongation factor G; translation: MARTTPLTYYRNIGIMAHIDAGKTTTTERVLYYTGKSYKIGEVHDGAATMDWMEQEQERGITITSAATTCFWMRHGQAFDKGDGPEYRINIIDTPGHVDFTVEVERSLRVLDGAVTLLDSVAGVEPQTETVWRQADRYGVPRLIFANKMDRVGANFERCVAMIRDRLSKQSYPIQLPVGSGELFTGHIDVIERKQYVFDDSTMGKTFAVVEPAPEYHDAIEKARHEVIEASVEHDEELMERYLGGEELSVAEIRRAIRKATIANAIIPILCGASFKNKGVQALLDAVIDYMPAPTEVAAIKGHLPGHDETFEERMVTDEAPFAGLAFKIATDPFVGKLTFFRVYSGVLTAGSYVYNSTKDKRERVGRLLQMHANKREEIEEVRAGDIAAAIGLKDTRTGDTLCFEEHPIILEAMKFPNPVIDVAIEPKTKADQDKLAIALQKLAEEDPTFRVASNPETSQTIISGMGELHLEILVDRMRREFKVEANVGAPQVAYRETIKKRVDKVEGKFVRQSGGKGQFGHVVINVMPAEQGQGFVFEDKIVGGVIPREYIKPIEAGIREALEGGVLAGYPMVDVKVELVFGSYHEVDSSEMAFKIAGSMAIKDGARAAGAIILEPMMKVEVVSPESYMGDVLGDLSSRRGKIGGMTQRGEAQVIDATVPLSEMFGYSTRLRSMSQGRAVYSMEFSHYEEVPKSKAEEIINKHKP
- a CDS encoding nucleotidyltransferase family protein, translated to MLAPLTSASAIALLSPSARVLAAAAAPDSGVSEVATLPWRDVQWQTLLEMATFERAESQLHRLLAAAPPGVVPDEVARAVQGLYRVAVFHAAELADAAGAAHDALAAARVPALWLKGAALAMQAEEEFSLRGMGDLDVLVAPEHHPRARAVLREAGWVEPPEPVGYAEHHHEAPMSWRGQARLELHGGLFPPRHPFAADPAELWLARGVEAVWGARLVRVLPAHWHLVHAAVHWAWSHEGEIGTWQLLHDMHELGSGPVADAQFWSDVVEAASNIDAGIPTGWALWSAALLGRVPVPAEAWRRLRGVPSMVGMTERQWVVRAFQSPAASPSVKWTRFWWRRAMRNLGAPGGRWPWAAGRAGVIPVPDRSRAALLSRGGSGTGRWRDHLGRVLRG
- the tuf gene encoding elongation factor Tu (EF-Tu; promotes GTP-dependent binding of aminoacyl-tRNA to the A-site of ribosomes during protein biosynthesis; when the tRNA anticodon matches the mRNA codon, GTP hydrolysis results; the inactive EF-Tu-GDP leaves the ribosome and release of GDP is promoted by elongation factor Ts; many prokaryotes have two copies of the gene encoding EF-Tu), coding for MGKAKFERNKPHLNVGTIGHVDHGKTTLTAAITAIQAKKGLA